In Emticicia oligotrophica DSM 17448, a genomic segment contains:
- a CDS encoding alpha/beta hydrolase family protein produces MWHYFPGQYMPSYQVNRALTQAHYGGGEFAEILEVAGEIDPSDRESFNRAWVKMGDKVYEKAEAYAAAGERVSARRTYLRAFNYLRTAEFFMTLRDERKIPYYIKCRDAFIKAIDLFDERPITVDIPFEGSFLPAYLFKPLGVKNPPVMVMFGGLDSLAEELYFGIAQHLNERGIAMMAVDGPGQGAALRLNHIHTRYDYNVAGSAVLDYIIDNLVEHVDTSRVGIGAVSMGGYMAARCAAFEPRFKVCMIFGAVWSYYDIWKNRPDNHPLAEIVQHIVGADNMTEARERLKNFTLEGVAEKIQCPTYILHGEDDRQNFVENAYKVNEALTCEHVMEIVPKEESGSAHCSVDDFTKSFNMYDWIEKKIKA; encoded by the coding sequence ATGTGGCATTATTTTCCTGGGCAGTATATGCCCTCATATCAAGTAAATAGAGCATTGACCCAAGCCCATTATGGTGGCGGTGAATTTGCCGAAATATTAGAAGTAGCGGGCGAAATAGACCCATCCGACCGTGAGAGCTTTAATCGGGCATGGGTAAAAATGGGCGATAAAGTCTACGAAAAAGCCGAGGCCTATGCCGCCGCGGGTGAGCGAGTATCTGCTCGACGAACTTACCTTAGAGCGTTCAATTACCTTCGCACTGCTGAGTTTTTCATGACTCTACGTGATGAGCGTAAAATCCCCTATTATATCAAATGCCGTGATGCCTTTATCAAAGCCATTGATTTATTTGATGAGCGTCCAATTACGGTAGATATTCCATTTGAAGGTTCTTTCCTTCCAGCCTATCTTTTCAAACCATTAGGTGTAAAAAATCCGCCAGTAATGGTCATGTTTGGTGGCTTGGATAGTTTGGCCGAAGAATTGTATTTCGGTATTGCCCAACATCTCAACGAACGTGGCATTGCCATGATGGCCGTTGATGGCCCAGGGCAAGGAGCGGCATTAAGATTAAATCATATTCATACTCGCTACGATTATAATGTAGCTGGTTCAGCAGTTTTAGATTACATTATTGATAACCTTGTCGAACACGTTGATACTTCAAGAGTAGGAATCGGAGCCGTTTCGATGGGTGGGTATATGGCCGCTCGTTGTGCAGCTTTTGAGCCTCGCTTCAAAGTTTGTATGATTTTCGGTGCAGTTTGGTCTTATTATGATATTTGGAAAAATCGCCCAGATAATCACCCTTTGGCCGAAATCGTGCAGCACATCGTAGGGGCTGACAACATGACCGAGGCACGTGAACGCTTGAAAAACTTTACGTTGGAAGGTGTGGCTGAGAAAATCCAATGCCCAACCTACATTCTTCACGGGGAAGATGACCGCCAGAATTTTGTAGAAAATGCTTACAAAGTAAATGAGGCTCTCACTTGCGAACACGTAATGGAAATTGTGCCTAAAGAAGAAAGCGGTTCGGCTCATTGCTCAGTGGATGACTTCACGAAGTCGTTTAATATGTACGATTGGATTGAGAAGAAGATAAAAGCATAA